GGAATATGGCTGGACAATGCACTTGATACGGCACCTATGCAGTGGTTTCATGGACAGGTTATTGATATGATTCATATTGACCTTTGGTCTGGCGTTATGCCTGATTGGATGCCTATTTGGGGCGGTATGCATGTCTGCTGTTTGCCTATTTTTAATATAGCAGATGTAGCCATATCTGTCGGGTTACTGTTTATACTGTGTAATGCTTCGGCTAAATCCAACAGCACATCTGACTTGCGGAATGAATGTGCACTTTATGAAGAAGGCTGCGGCTAGGCAGTACAGGCCTAGCTAATTACCCTACAGATTTAAATCAGAACGTTCTCTATTAAGTAAGGAAGCGCTTGCTTCTCTATCCGGCTAGCTGCTCCTCTCTATTCTTGTGGATTCGAAGAGACCACCACTATGCCCGCTACGATGCTAGGCGATAGGGCACAGTTGGTACAACTTCTATGCATGGCGTTTAGCTATGTAAGAGAAGCCAGTGCTTCCCTGTTCTTCCCTATTGCGTTACATGCTAGCACTTTCTTTACCGAGAGAAGCCGGTACCCAGGAGGAAGCCTCTATTACGCCCCAAGAAAAGACCGCATCGCTAGCGCAACTGTCCGATTTTCATGATTGGATGCGTTCCTTTAGGCATTGCGCATGCTTCAGCTATTTCCTCATTGGTTTTATACCAGTAAATATTGTATACTTAACCCTGGGTTAGGCTATAGTTGCTGTATCATAGGCTATAGCTGTTTAAAATTAACTTTTTATTATTCAGAATGATACTATTCAATAATTTACCGCTTGTAATGGTAGTAGGGTTCTTGCTACTAACCTTCGTAGTAGGGCTGTATTACAGTAGGAAAGTAACCACTTTTCGGGAATATGCCATAGGCAATAAGGACTTTGCTACGGCTACGTTAGTAGCGACCATGCTGGCCACTACTTTTAGCGGAGGAGGCTTATTGCGTGGTGTAGAACAAACCCATGCACAGGGGATTTTCTGGATACTATTTGGCTTATCTGTCTCTATCGCTTATTTATTGTTAAGTCCTTTAATGTTGCGCATGGGGCCTTTTATGCAGCATCTCTCTTTAGCAGAAAGCATCGGTACTTCCTATGGGAAAATGCCTAGATTGGTTGTTGCTTTGGTTTCCGTTATTGGAAACGTTATCATGGTGACCACGCAAATTATTGCTATGACTAAAGCTATCGAAGTATGTCTAGACTTAAGTAATAGCGACAACGCAAAGGTAATGCAAGCTAGCATACCAGGAATAGCTACCCTTATAGTTATAGGTTATTCTATGTTTGGTGGTATTCGTTCGGTTACTTTTACCGATGTATTACAGTTTATAACTTTTACGGCTATTATTCCTTTGGTAGCCTGGTTTATATTTAAGTCAACTGACAAGTCAGTGTTAGAGGTAGCTTCCATCCTGCACAAAGAACCAAAATTTCAGTTGACTAGCTGTCTGCATATAAATAAACTATTAGCGCTAACCACATTGTTTCTAGCCAGTTTAGTTGGTTTCATAGACCCTATTATTATACAACGGGCCTATATGGCTTCTAGTCCTATACAGGCTAGAAAGCTGTTTATACATGCTGGAACCTTCGGTTTTATAATCAATTTGTTTATAACCTTAATAGCACTTTTCCTTTTTGTTAAGGCGCCAACATTATCAACAAATCAAATTTGGCCCTATGTATTTAAAAGTATTCCCCCTATTTTTAAAGGGTTTATTGCTGTTAGTTTACTAGCTATGGCCATGTCTACGGCTGATTCTATGTTAAATACATGTGCCGTCCTAGTAAGCCACGATATAGTAAGTAGTATACAAACTACTAAAGGAATAGCAGATAAATACAAACTTAGTTTAGCGCGATGTACTGTTTTAATAGTAGGTAGCTGTGCTATGCTATTGGCCTTTCAGAAAAGTGATTTACTCGCTTTGTTGAAGCTTGCTTTTGCTTTCTCTATTCCCATCATAACCGCTCCTTTTCTCTTAGCTGTATATGGCTTTCGCAGCAGTTCCCGTACAGCGTTAATAGGAATGGCTACTGGCGTATCGGCCATTTTAGCTTGGAACCGATGGATTGAACCAATAACTGATATAGATGGTGCCTTTCCTTGTATGCTAGCCAACGGCTTAGCCATGCTAGCTGCCCATTACTTACTGCCCCAGCCAGCAGGAACAGGATGGATACCTCCTGATAAGATTTACCAGCAAAGACAGCAGGAAAAGGCAAGAATCGCAAGGCGTAGTAAACAAGAAAGGGAACGCTTTTTTTCGAAAGAAAATTTAATAAAGCTTAAGCCGTCTAGAACAGGGTTGTTGTTATCAGGTATTTATTTACTTGTTATAGGAGTTGCTACCTTTGGCTATTGCTATGATTATAGCCAAAGTCTATACAGCTATAGCTTATTGCTATTGCCTTGTATGGGTTTGCTCTACATGGGATGTTCCGTCTATGGCTACCAGACTATTCCAGATAGGGCAATAGGGATCTGTTGGTTTATAAGTGTATTAGTTGGATTCCCTTTCCATCTTCTCTTTAGCTGCTTCCTATGCCAAACACTTTTGGTCCCCTTTATTTTATTTTTTACCCATGGAACAGTTCTATTGTGGACACTTCCGTTCTATTGGAGCCTAAGAGCGCTAGCTATTACGACAGGGGGTATGCTAATAGCTATTTGCTGTTGTAAAGCAACGGTAGTATGGCCTGATCCTATGATAGTATTGCCTTTGGTAGGAGTGGGCTCATTTCTAGTAATGTTGGTTGTGTATTTAAAAAAACAAAATAGAATTCAGCAGGAACGGGTAGCCTATTTCCTGCAAAAACAAGCTACACAAGAAGCCTATGAACTAAAAAAATTAGCCTATAGTGAAGAACTCCCTACTGCTTCTCCTCAAAGCCTCTTAGCCCAAGAGGGAACTATTTTAGAAAAAGCCATCCAAAATGTTACGCAATCTATTGCCTTTGTAGATAGTACCACTCCCTTCCTTAAGGAAGACTTCCAAAGCATCATCGATAAATTTGCAGAATGGGCTTACTATTTAAAGCAGCGAGCTAAACGCCAAGACCAGCTTCTTTTACAACCGACTGCTATCCCATTAGAAGCGCTTATCGATGCAGGAGAGGTGGCCTACCAAAAAGAAAAAGGTTACTTACCTGGTTTATGGGTAGAGGAAGTCGTAAATATACCCGATACCATGCTAGGCGATAGGGAGCAGTTGGTACGGCTTCTCTTCCTGGCTCTTAACCATGTAAGGCAATCCAGCGCTTCCTTTCGTTCCCCTATTACGCTACAGCTGCAACTTACCCAATTGCGCTACAAAAAGAGAGAACCGCTTGAAGCGGATGGAGATCCTGATTGTATCTCTTTTCCTGCGTTGGCTTTGGTATTGCGTACAGAAAATAAAAATATCCCCCTATCTACCCTACAAGCAGTATATGACGTAGAAGACGCTTCCACTACCCAACCAATGGATCCTTTTGTATCTCCGCAAATGGTAAACCTTCGCAAAGAAAATTTAGCATCGATTGTGCATGCGCACTATGGGTTTCTGTTGTTGCCCCATGCAGAACAGTTGGTCTGCCTACTCCCCCTAGATGTAACCCAAGTAAGAGAGGAGATGCTAGCACTTTCCTTACCGAGGGAAGCCGGTACCCAAGAGGAAGCCTCTATTACGCCCCATGAAAAGACCGCATCATTAGCAACATTGTCGTCGTTTCATGATTGGATTCCTTCCTTTGAAAGTATAGATCCTTTCCTTATTGCAGAAATACTGCTCTTACTGCGGCGCTGCTATGGATTTAAACGGCATGCATCGGGGCAGCTTTTTTATGTACGGGCCGTAGGGATTGCTGAGTGGGTAGCTGCCTGGACAGATGGCCATGCTAAACTGGTTTATGCGACGCTGCTGTATGATTTGGTCCGCTATACCAGACTGCCGCTTTCCTATATCAAAGCCAATTATCCCCTAATCGTTTACTGCTTTGTAGAAAACGTAATAGCTGTCGATAGCCGGGAGCGTTTAGAGGAATCGCTGCTGGCTGTCGCTAATCGCTTTAAGAAATCCTTACAAAAAGAGCATATTTCTGTACTCTATGTGAAGCTGGCAGAGCGGTTATATGATTTAAAGCATGCTTCCGGATACAAAGATCCCGCTGTTGTACAAGCCATGGCCAAAGAAAGTTTAACCATCGATGTGGAATTGGCCCAGCGCTATGGAGAATCAGGCATGGCGATCCTCTTGAAGCAGGCAGCGGAGGAAGTATTGCTTATAAGCAAACCATAGCATTCATTTGCTAAAGCAGAGGGTTCTTTGCTGTAAGGTTACGTTGGGTGCAGACAGATGCATAACAGTGTCAGCTTTTCAAGAAGACAGTTTGTACCCTGTTTGCGTTTAAACCATAAGGCACTATGACCCACCATCTAAAGCATGATGCGTTAATCAAGAAGATCTTAACGGATCAACTAGCTGCACAAGAATTCCTAGAACACTATTTACCAGCTGACTTTAAAGCACTTGTTGATTTAAGTCAAATCACCATAGAAAAAGAATCTTTTGTTGAAGATAACCTTAAAAGAAAACTAACCGATCTTATTTATTCTGTTAAAACCAAAAATCAGGAAAAAGCTTTTGTCTATGTTTTAATTGAGGCACAAGTTATACCAGATCATTGGATGGCATTACGGCTATGGAAATACATGCTTTTATTATGCGAACGAAATAGGAAAAATAAAGATAGGTTGCCCTTACTATGTCCCATTGTAATTTATCATGGCTCTAGAACATACCATGCACCTAGGAATTTATGGCAATTGTTTAGCAATCCCGAACAAGCCAAAAAATTAATGGCTGAAGATTATCAGCTCATTGATTTACAGAGCATGTCAGATGATGCCATTTTAAAGAAAAGACAGTTGGCTATGTTTGAATATTTACTCAAACACATCCATCAACGCGATATATTAAAATTATGGTCAGAATTATTTACAAAGTGCAAACATGTCCTCTTAGTAGATAAAGAAAAAGATTATATTTGTATAAAGGCTTTGTTATGGTATAGTGATGCGAAGTTACCAGAAGAAAAGCAGGCGGCATTAGAACGGATCCTTTCGGATCATTTATCTAAGGAAGAAACAGCTACGATTATGAGAACGATTGCACAAAAATACATCGAGGAAGGCAGACAAAAGGGAATAATGCAAGGCCTGGAGAAGGGTATGATGCAAGGTATGGAGAAAGGCATGGAAAAGGGCATGGAAAAGGGCATGGAGCAAGGGATAATACAAGGCATGGAACAGGGCATGGTGCAAGGCATGATGCAAGGTAAAATAGAAATAGCGAAAGCCATGCTAGCAAATGGTGCTGAGATCTCCTTTATTGAGAAAATTACTGGACTTAATACGGCTTTTATTGATTCACTGCAAGCCTAATTGCTTTATTTATATGAAAAGAATATTTTTATTTTTCTTGTTCTATGTTACGTGTATTTATGCTCATGCGTATCAGGAAACGCATGTTAAAGAACGCTCATTTAGTGCTGGGATAACTATTGGCTTAGGGCCAGCTTCTATCCATGGCCTGGGGAATCCTTACTTTGATATCGATCAATTAAAGCAAAAACGAAAGAGTTCTGGTAACCATTCTTCTCTTATAGAGGGGGGAGGGCTTACCAGTGGGGAAGTAGGGAGTGTTGGTTGTGCACTTTGTGGTGGAGTCTATTTTGCTTATGCTTTTTCAAATTATATCAGTGGAGAAATTCAAATGAATTACATATCTAAGTCTATACTTATGACTTATAAAGGGAATACTTTTTTTTCGATGAGATTGTATGCTATACCATCCATTTACTTATATAGTAAGGGTTTATCTTTTCCACTGCTTGGTTCTTTTTATCCATTTGGTAACCAGAAAGGTTTGAAGTTATTTGCAGGTATTGCGCTTGATTTTCCTACTTTATGTAAAAGGTTTATGCAATATGGTATGGCAAAAGAGTGGTATGAGGGGAAAGAAGTGGCATATACTGCATTTAAAAAGCAATTACGCAATTGGGATATGGCTATGGTAATAGGTATAGGTTATGAATGGTGTGCTGGATGGATATTGGATATAAGATACAATAGGGGATTTTTGGGTTTATTAAAAGAAAATTATCTGGCAGATAAACTGTTTAAGGATAGTGATATAACTGGTATAAAAAATATTAAAAATCGTTATACTACTTTTACAATTGGCTACAACATACTACGGTTGTTTAAAGTATAATTATGGTTTTTTTGTACGGCATAAACTTTATAAGAAATTCATCCACAGCATAATATATCTCAACTAATTTTTCTACATTCCTAATTGGCTCTTTTGATAATTTGGTTCGTGTTCCCATCTCCAAATTTAAAATGTAAAGAAGCTTTTTTAACTCATTTTTTTATTTTCTAATCCAAAACTAACGTTAATAATATTCGTGTTTTACCCAAGTAGGGTGTTTATTTATCAGCTTATTACACAATTTTGATATATAAATATAAAATGCTTGGTTTCATAGCATTATATATTGTAGCACCAGCGTTTGGTGATTTGATTCTGTAAATCCCAGGCACTACGGTCTTGTATCCCTATCCAGCCGGTATGGGGGCGTTTAGGAAGCAGATAATGTAAGGCAAACAAACTCAATGCGCTTATAATCATTGAAATGATAACGTGATTAACGGATACAACTTACTTTTGATACAAAATAAAATACGTTGCTACGATTATGTTCAAACCCATGACTAGTAACACAGCAAGGGATCTGGGTCTAAATCCCAAGCAAGCTAGCCATAAAAGGAACTGAAACAGCTGGTTCATAAAGGCAGATCACTTTGTACATTAATTGTTATGGGAGTTTTTTCTGCTCAAAGGATTTACTAGAAGAAAGTTTACCGGCTGCATAGCCCACTCCTATAGCTATGGAAACCAACAAAAGATCTTTTTCTAATTCTAGAAATAATAATAATACCTGTTTTTTTTGAAAAACTATTAAAAACAAATCCAAGTAGCAGAGCAAATAAAACGAAGTAACGATCACCCAAGAGGGTGCAATAGGTTGTTCTGCTTTGATTTTTTTCATCCAAAAGTAAGCCAGCACGAGTGCACCCAATGACAAAGCCAGCAATAAAAAAGAAAAAATGGGGTACAACAAAAGATTGGCCAATGCATTGTAACAGAGGGCTAATCCACTTAATACATTGCAAATAATGCCCCCTGTAGTGGCATCTTTTTTAAGTATTTCTTCTAAAGAATCAGTAGAATCACCCTTGTTTTCAGCAGGAACCTCTTTTTTTGAAGCAGTCTGTTCCGTAGGTTGATCCCCTTTTGTTGGAGTAGCTTGGCACAACAGTCCACTTCCATAAGCCAATAGAACAGTAAATAGGCTGCGTTGCAGAGCGCTAGCTAGGTAATGTCCTTTCCAGTTTCTTGCGACAAATAAACTAATAGTAAACAAATAAAATCTCAGTTCCATAAACTTTACGTTTGATCACTTTTTTATAAACAGTTTTTACGTTAGATTAAAGGCATAGCAGTCATTGCTTATGATTACATAACCCTTTA
Above is a window of Candidatus Cardinium hertigii DNA encoding:
- a CDS encoding sodium:solute symporter family transporter yields the protein MILFNNLPLVMVVGFLLLTFVVGLYYSRKVTTFREYAIGNKDFATATLVATMLATTFSGGGLLRGVEQTHAQGIFWILFGLSVSIAYLLLSPLMLRMGPFMQHLSLAESIGTSYGKMPRLVVALVSVIGNVIMVTTQIIAMTKAIEVCLDLSNSDNAKVMQASIPGIATLIVIGYSMFGGIRSVTFTDVLQFITFTAIIPLVAWFIFKSTDKSVLEVASILHKEPKFQLTSCLHINKLLALTTLFLASLVGFIDPIIIQRAYMASSPIQARKLFIHAGTFGFIINLFITLIALFLFVKAPTLSTNQIWPYVFKSIPPIFKGFIAVSLLAMAMSTADSMLNTCAVLVSHDIVSSIQTTKGIADKYKLSLARCTVLIVGSCAMLLAFQKSDLLALLKLAFAFSIPIITAPFLLAVYGFRSSSRTALIGMATGVSAILAWNRWIEPITDIDGAFPCMLANGLAMLAAHYLLPQPAGTGWIPPDKIYQQRQQEKARIARRSKQERERFFSKENLIKLKPSRTGLLLSGIYLLVIGVATFGYCYDYSQSLYSYSLLLLPCMGLLYMGCSVYGYQTIPDRAIGICWFISVLVGFPFHLLFSCFLCQTLLVPFILFFTHGTVLLWTLPFYWSLRALAITTGGMLIAICCCKATVVWPDPMIVLPLVGVGSFLVMLVVYLKKQNRIQQERVAYFLQKQATQEAYELKKLAYSEELPTASPQSLLAQEGTILEKAIQNVTQSIAFVDSTTPFLKEDFQSIIDKFAEWAYYLKQRAKRQDQLLLQPTAIPLEALIDAGEVAYQKEKGYLPGLWVEEVVNIPDTMLGDREQLVRLLFLALNHVRQSSASFRSPITLQLQLTQLRYKKREPLEADGDPDCISFPALALVLRTENKNIPLSTLQAVYDVEDASTTQPMDPFVSPQMVNLRKENLASIVHAHYGFLLLPHAEQLVCLLPLDVTQVREEMLALSLPREAGTQEEASITPHEKTASLATLSSFHDWIPSFESIDPFLIAEILLLLRRCYGFKRHASGQLFYVRAVGIAEWVAAWTDGHAKLVYATLLYDLVRYTRLPLSYIKANYPLIVYCFVENVIAVDSRERLEESLLAVANRFKKSLQKEHISVLYVKLAERLYDLKHASGYKDPAVVQAMAKESLTIDVELAQRYGESGMAILLKQAAEEVLLISKP
- a CDS encoding Rpn family recombination-promoting nuclease/putative transposase codes for the protein MTHHLKHDALIKKILTDQLAAQEFLEHYLPADFKALVDLSQITIEKESFVEDNLKRKLTDLIYSVKTKNQEKAFVYVLIEAQVIPDHWMALRLWKYMLLLCERNRKNKDRLPLLCPIVIYHGSRTYHAPRNLWQLFSNPEQAKKLMAEDYQLIDLQSMSDDAILKKRQLAMFEYLLKHIHQRDILKLWSELFTKCKHVLLVDKEKDYICIKALLWYSDAKLPEEKQAALERILSDHLSKEETATIMRTIAQKYIEEGRQKGIMQGLEKGMMQGMEKGMEKGMEKGMEQGIIQGMEQGMVQGMMQGKIEIAKAMLANGAEISFIEKITGLNTAFIDSLQA